A DNA window from Paenibacillus andongensis contains the following coding sequences:
- a CDS encoding NAD(P)H-dependent oxidoreductase, whose protein sequence is MNHLIIYTHPRKSSFNHAILDAVTESYLQVGDGVIVRDLYGMGFQPALGSSEMLGGVGEDIVREQAYVSWADHVVFIYPLWWTGLPAMLKGYIDRVFSYGFAYKYDNGVQSGLLAGKKATLIHTQDKSQEAYEASGVGNALRLTIDEGILAYCGFEVFRHLVFDSMHASTTEDRKAWLAQLSEMMREPSETKEKPYTNFI, encoded by the coding sequence ATGAACCATTTAATCATTTATACACATCCAAGAAAAAGCAGCTTCAATCACGCGATTCTGGACGCGGTGACGGAAAGTTACCTGCAAGTGGGGGATGGGGTTATCGTTCGGGATTTATACGGTATGGGTTTCCAACCGGCACTTGGCTCAAGTGAAATGCTCGGCGGGGTGGGAGAGGATATCGTCCGAGAGCAAGCCTATGTATCGTGGGCGGATCATGTTGTATTCATCTATCCGTTATGGTGGACGGGATTGCCTGCGATGCTGAAAGGGTATATTGATCGTGTATTTTCGTACGGATTCGCCTACAAATATGACAATGGAGTTCAATCCGGGTTGCTAGCGGGCAAAAAGGCGACGCTCATCCATACGCAGGATAAGTCCCAAGAAGCATATGAAGCAAGCGGCGTGGGGAATGCGCTTCGTCTTACGATAGATGAAGGGATACTCGCGTATTGCGGCTTCGAAGTGTTTCGTCATCTCGTATTCGACTCGATGCATGCTTCGACCACCGAGGATAGGAAGGCTTGGCTCGCTCAGCTTTCGGAAATGATGCGCGAGCCTTCGGAAACGAAAGAAAAGCCGTATACGAACTTTATTTAA
- a CDS encoding SRPBCC family protein, whose protein sequence is MKRSFKLTAFMISFLLLLSILIGGVIYRATTANSPFDEANQTNIDVDRNAQVIVDISIVINAPLQTVWRLQTGIDQWPTWQKDITQAQLSGPIAAGSSFNWETHGLPVISTIREVDPMRRIVWGGPALGIDGVHVWTFTTTPNGVVVHTTESWDGPPVAADPDGMRAALTSSLTAWLAALKTTAEAAH, encoded by the coding sequence TTGAAAAGATCGTTTAAGTTAACCGCATTTATGATAAGTTTTCTTCTATTGCTTTCAATTTTGATTGGCGGGGTCATTTATAGAGCAACTACGGCAAATAGTCCTTTTGATGAAGCAAATCAGACCAACATCGATGTCGACCGCAACGCCCAGGTTATTGTCGACATTTCCATCGTCATCAACGCTCCGCTGCAGACCGTATGGCGATTACAGACCGGGATCGACCAGTGGCCCACCTGGCAGAAAGACATCACTCAAGCGCAGCTGTCCGGTCCGATCGCAGCTGGCAGCTCCTTTAACTGGGAGACCCACGGGCTACCCGTCATCTCCACCATCCGCGAGGTTGACCCTATGCGACGCATAGTCTGGGGCGGCCCAGCACTCGGCATCGACGGCGTCCACGTGTGGACATTCACAACGACCCCCAACGGAGTCGTCGTGCACACCACCGAGTCCTGGGACGGCCCGCCTGTGGCAGCCGACCCCGACGGCATGCGTGCGGCACTCACGTCTTCGCTCACTGCTTGGCTCGCTGCCCTCAAGACAACTGCTGAGGCAGC